A genomic stretch from Nocardia wallacei includes:
- a CDS encoding arabinofuranosyltransferase, whose amino-acid sequence MRVLVRQVGGGLGEAVVAAVVAAGVAAVGLVAFATVQWPAFNSSNVTRALTTVGQVGAVALLVAAVVLVRLRRWSWLAKVLSWVGVSAFVTVTLGMPLAATKLYLFGISVDQEFRTEYLTRLTDSAALHDMTYIDLPPYYPAGWFWIGGRVANLLGMPGWETFKPYAIAALAVAAVLALVLWSKLIRADWAVAVAAATTAVTLAFASPEAYSAVLVVLFPPAMLLAWGALYRPAEYAVSRRTTDSAAAIGLAGSVSHAAGEENADLADGATTGAAGEPIGATTESSAGTAGVSASGSDPAGNGGAAATHPAPGGGGAAGTAGGWGAVVGAGLFLGVSAMFYQLFAGVAVFTVVLMAVVAWGVLVWQRRADAVHRPRVVAAGPGALGLLWPILARLVVMGVITALLALITWGPWLAKALTGARSGSGTALHYLPESGARLSFPMFDFGEPLLGALCLIGTVWLVLRAASSRRAQALGIAVVAIYLWSLASLTVTAAGFTGLSFRLEPILQTLLAAAGTFGFVEGARAIYQAINEPPRFRPAAVAVAVIGALAFAQSIPSILNSEITTAYTDTDGNGARADQRSPSAVSYYREIDAALTAQTGRARDESVVLTADTSFLAYYPYYGFQGLTSHYANPLADFGARAAEIKRWSGLRSPAELLDALEHTPWRAPDAFLFRSSGDKYTLRLAEDVYPNDPNVRRYTVSFPKTLFDDPHFQVTNIGPFTLVVRH is encoded by the coding sequence GTGCGAGTACTTGTCCGGCAGGTCGGCGGCGGGCTTGGGGAAGCGGTGGTCGCGGCGGTGGTCGCGGCGGGGGTGGCCGCGGTGGGGCTGGTGGCGTTCGCGACCGTGCAGTGGCCGGCGTTCAATTCCTCCAATGTGACTCGGGCGCTGACCACGGTCGGGCAGGTGGGGGCGGTGGCGCTGCTGGTCGCGGCGGTGGTGCTGGTGCGGCTGCGGCGGTGGTCGTGGCTGGCGAAAGTGCTGTCCTGGGTGGGCGTTTCCGCGTTCGTGACGGTGACGTTGGGAATGCCGCTGGCGGCCACCAAGCTGTATCTGTTCGGGATCTCGGTGGACCAGGAGTTCCGGACCGAGTACCTGACCCGGCTGACCGACAGTGCGGCACTGCACGATATGACCTACATCGACCTGCCGCCGTACTACCCGGCCGGGTGGTTCTGGATCGGCGGGCGGGTGGCGAACCTGCTCGGCATGCCCGGGTGGGAGACGTTCAAGCCCTATGCGATCGCCGCGCTGGCGGTGGCGGCCGTGCTGGCTCTCGTGTTGTGGTCCAAGCTGATTCGCGCCGACTGGGCCGTCGCGGTGGCGGCCGCCACGACCGCCGTGACGCTCGCGTTCGCCTCACCCGAGGCCTACAGCGCGGTCCTGGTGGTCCTGTTCCCCCCGGCCATGCTGCTGGCCTGGGGCGCGCTGTACCGCCCGGCGGAGTACGCCGTCAGCCGCCGGACCACGGACTCGGCCGCCGCCATCGGCCTAGCCGGCTCGGTATCCCACGCGGCGGGCGAGGAGAACGCCGACCTTGCGGACGGAGCCACGACCGGCGCCGCTGGAGAGCCGATCGGCGCGACCACGGAGTCGAGCGCAGGGACCGCCGGTGTGAGCGCGTCGGGATCGGACCCCGCGGGGAATGGTGGCGCGGCCGCGACACACCCCGCACCTGGTGGCGGCGGCGCGGCGGGGACCGCGGGCGGTTGGGGTGCGGTGGTGGGGGCCGGGCTGTTCCTCGGGGTTTCGGCGATGTTCTATCAGTTGTTCGCCGGTGTCGCGGTGTTCACCGTCGTGTTGATGGCGGTGGTGGCCTGGGGTGTGCTGGTGTGGCAGCGGCGGGCGGACGCGGTGCATCGGCCGCGGGTGGTGGCGGCAGGGCCGGGTGCGCTGGGGCTGCTGTGGCCCATTCTCGCGCGGCTCGTGGTGATGGGTGTGATCACCGCCTTGCTGGCGCTGATCACCTGGGGGCCGTGGCTGGCGAAGGCGCTCACGGGTGCGCGGTCGGGGTCGGGGACGGCGCTGCACTATCTGCCGGAGTCGGGGGCGCGGCTGTCGTTCCCCATGTTCGACTTCGGCGAGCCGCTGCTCGGCGCGCTGTGCCTGATCGGCACGGTGTGGCTGGTGTTGCGGGCGGCGAGTTCGCGCCGGGCCCAAGCGCTGGGCATCGCGGTGGTGGCGATCTATCTGTGGTCGCTGGCGTCGCTGACCGTGACCGCGGCCGGCTTCACCGGGCTGTCCTTCCGGCTCGAGCCGATCCTGCAGACGCTGCTGGCGGCGGCTGGGACCTTCGGCTTCGTCGAGGGCGCGCGGGCGATCTACCAGGCGATCAACGAACCGCCGCGGTTCCGCCCCGCGGCCGTGGCCGTCGCGGTGATCGGCGCGCTGGCCTTCGCCCAGAGCATCCCCAGCATTCTGAACAGCGAGATCACCACCGCCTACACCGACACCGACGGCAACGGTGCACGCGCCGATCAGCGCAGCCCGTCGGCGGTGTCGTATTACCGCGAGATCGACGCCGCCCTCACCGCGCAGACCGGGCGCGCGCGCGACGAATCGGTGGTACTCACCGCCGACACCAGCTTCCTGGCGTACTACCCGTACTACGGTTTCCAGGGTCTCACCTCGCACTACGCGAATCCGCTGGCCGATTTCGGCGCGCGGGCAGCCGAGATCAAACGCTGGAGCGGGCTGCGTTCCCCGGCCGAACTGCTCGACGCCCTCGAACACACCCCGTGGCGGGCGCCGGACGCCTTCCTGTTCCGCAGCAGCGGCGACAAGTACACGCTGCGACTCGCCGAGGACGTCTACCCGAACGATCCCAATGTGCGCCGGTACACCGTGTCGTTCCCCAAGACCCTGTTCGACGACCCGCATTTCCAGGTGACGAACATCGGCCCCTTCACGCTCGTGGTCCGCCATTGA